A window from Fusarium musae strain F31 chromosome 8, whole genome shotgun sequence encodes these proteins:
- a CDS encoding hypothetical protein (EggNog:ENOG41): MSSSNPASPEEAVDEAVLDPEPEPETPLKPSTQDENDGKETPKSAPPVAHRGRPRAKSTREPTLLHDFLLGRPSASRQAAERQRRMSLEAVKAELRHEMKQSQVKRIQPPNGVRDRVKKWQKANAAAMENTPDDAATEPPDIAFEDEDFQSVTEEDRVRIKMRKKLKRPNNKTKESLATGDEATPDETPTTPAPVAAKPPPKKRVVSDEHWRKNRKHIPKKTSPAKTPAPAKIPKDFVLRTAANPRVASRVKAWAEMVEIPDPPAPRSHKSSKSVGAKPWMDDTDSEFMSDSEFTVSNVTSSRFTKARSAKSTPGPDDGIRVKPIRRGRNNDDGIRVKAVRTTLTDDEGIRVRPMSDISSNAGTSVRTARLRLKSAPSSRRPSMSSVKREMKKSQSDKSKIEVIEDPSEVSTNKFIEAIEDDSELSKTTKTTDKSGLFGTAPIELMEDDSAIDTPTKKRSASAHKSKPRPKSYQPPTTKQKGKETWVPEEESTIEPSQLDGSDLSSSILAKSIADIPGEIPWGNSAFTELDLPLRARGGPLRSRPIRPARPAKPERNTSFKSMPKVFKKVVEGANKIIHEMNEHPPPRDTVPNNPRSIEKWLNTTVDPFVEEPKAEPATTPLSEHVPDKPSSPETIKSYRRSSRTENRRVSSSTMSKPDTADRTVSSEKLPVTPEPVKEPVKERPTPSPVPKTGPVKEPAKEPSPEPESPKKSTSKPKPEPKSEPQPEPAAVKEPAPEEVSPLSSPALSPEPEAKTKPKRQDTKAPTKAPGGLGLKRTKATRTTSSPVKSSPKNSLFGMLKEAFTGESGNSLPKVKPYQSREERPYDDEPESMYTDSRYSDSRYDDSKYEGPKYDDYHYEESRYDDELTYDDSTENWTETELSKAEKSRSVRSPSPLEEKKKAQSPEQPREPIREPAREPEQNRDDRSALPSARMAGPRLPPPTRGQYELSTILSEEASSAVESDLTTDVTQSTLTQSTGVTKETRRSNSRSNSKSQGSGLKRRLTRHSDLVSVLSLPDDKNVPSAITSNRSRPSMRKSRGGATDVTNDDLLKEFTEDESLYLRELKTLVDGVIPVLLSQVVNGDNATDLFGTSTPVTKADALSKSVVNMGVALEKLRMAHRKAPIHDIRRLASWGHGVVPIYHKYLDAWRLGFQDLVVNLAPAAGSPEDEDSLVGAMPRNESGDIVDATGERVDVAHLLKRPLLRLKQITKFFKCVDSILGTNDTYDLLSDFEDLQEKARRRHREEMARLTDEDAINTDTTRSRDLRTLAPMEAVYIEPSRQVSAKDFFSLDLAHSNGQRLECQIELVHRDNQRYPEDKGDILIRENGVKGRSYLLFPPVPIELISARTGDGNFDMVVMIRGTHNDRPWHELLTLTTDNEDQILDWLDILPVSPVPPREPEPSIIDDEEPYSQSRMPDVPVGVRGSSRKYSAQSLRNSHSRRSSAAESPPASPTTPKRALPARYRPRSASPVTPPLKSPDQYDLQRTPTQYDYGYEDRPMTSQSMQPDPLNIRKSPSSSSYRDDGAPPPPAHRTFSPSPSQQAPSKPRFSKAPPLEPPNSSRVKRRTSSPLKHEYLPSDQSSISGTDITGSYENTEDDYTESDYSYDSSDDDIESVDLPETELGVSIRDEHPARDIIREELEHQLETLEEEGSLHDYHQRHELHESVVSGSIDSLAPSNSASQAGLHGQKVAPEDNATRYVATISRWSDKGLWKDISGSNLEVIVTPGLIEAYAVHSGAEQGDKPMLALDLTPLVLIRQSTALDLEIRSSVRSDCQLASSHGGGNFRFRCHNGPDCYNLYMSVHHARLNNQKFIELENEARFRSFGEHKPPPDNDDTSSRRRSWFGRKNSYRGSVRAPAQSHDGASTTPSSTLSASSFLKRLTGRGLPFSLARSSVNRNSRYGGTNTPGSSSYGGNTPRSPSISVENSGRGPASFGTEDLKIRLHLLVAAAKWEDFGNCRLSIRRPPPGWHQALRADHGLEKRVTVTTIPRKDSEQPKILLDAVLGSGCFTAMGSRGIVCGVWEEMKDSNGVVGVVPATGPTGGNVKKWCFQCASVAEASWVLRLVHQEVMTI, from the coding sequence atgtcatcatcaaacccTGCCTCTCCAGAGGAAGCAGTAGACGAAGCAGTGCTGGATCCCGAGCCTGAACCTGAAACTCCTCTGAAGCCTTCAACACAAGACGAGAATGATGGAAAGGAAACGCCCAAGTCAGCACCTCCAGTGGCACACCGTGGGCGACCGCGTGCCAAATCCACCAGAGAGCCTACACTCCTCCATGACTTCCTCCTGGGCCGGCCCTCGGCCTCGCGACAGGCTGCCGAGCGTCAACGGCGAATGAGCTTggaagctgtcaaggccgAATTGCGCCATGAAATGAAGCAATCTCAAGTCAAGCGCATCCAACCCCCGAACGGTGTCCGAGATCGGGTCAAGAAATGGCAAAAGGCCAATGCTGCTGCTATGGAGAACACCCCTGACGACGCAGCGACAGAGCCCCCTGATATTGcgtttgaagatgaggatttCCAGAGTGTCACAGAGGAGGATCGAGTTCGCatcaagatgagaaagaaacTCAAACGACCCAACAACAAGACGAAGGAGAGTCTGGCCACAGGTGATGAGGCTACACCTGATGAAACACCGACAACACCTGCACCGGTAGCAGCGAAACCACCGCCTAAGAAACGTGTTGTTAGCGACGAACATTGGCGGAAAAATCGGAAACATATTCCAAAGAAGACCTCGCCTGCCAAAACACCTGCTCCAGCCAAAATACCGAAAGATTTTGTTTTGCGCACCGCCGCTAATCCTCGCGTCGCAAGCAGAGTCAAGGCATGGGCAGAAATGGTCGAGATTCCAGATCCACCTGCACCCAGAAGTCATAAGTCTTCCAAGTCGGTCGGAGCGAAACCGTGGATGGATGATACCGACAGCGAGTTTATGAGTGACAGCGAATTCACAGTGAGCAACGTCACTAGCAGTCGGTTCACCAAAGCACGATCCGCCAAATCAACACCAGGACCTGATGATGGCATTCGCGTTAAACCAATCCGAAGGGGAAGGAATAATGATGACGGTATTCGTGTGAAAGCCGTTAGGACAACACTTACCGATGACGAAGGAATCAGAGTTAGACCTATGAGCGATATCTCGTCCAACGCCGGAACTTCAGTTCGCACGGCAAGACTGCGGCTCAAATCCGCTCCTAGCTCACGGAGACCTAGTATGAGTTCTGTGAAACGGGAAATGAAGAAGTCGCAGTCAGATAAATCCAAAATCGAAGTCATTGAGGATCCTTCGGAGGTATCGACAAACAAGTTTATCGAGGCCATTGAGGATGACTCGGAACTGTCTaaaacaacaaagacaaccGACAAATCAGGTTTATTTGGGACTGCACCAATTGAACTTATGGAAGACGATTCAGCAATTGACACTCCAAccaagaagagaagcgcATCAGCACACAAGTCAAAACCTAGACCAAAGAGTTATCAGCCTCCCACGACAAAACAGAAGGGTAAAGAGACGTGGGTGCCCGAAGAAGAATCTACGATTGAGCCCTCTCAACTCGACGGCTCAGATTTGTCTTCAAGTATTTTGGCAAAGTCAATAGCAGACATCCCTGGAGAAATCCCCTGGGGTAACTCTGCATTCACTGAACTTGATCTACCTCTGCGAGCGCGTGGAGGACCTCTTCGAAGTCGACCCATTCGCCCTGCTCGCCCTGCCAAGCCTGAAAGAAATACCAGCTTCAAGTCCATGCCCAAAGTCTTCAAGAAGGTGGTGGAAGGCGCCAACAAGATAATTCATGAGATGAACGAGCATCCTCCCCCAAGAGATACCGTTCCAAACAATCCTCGGAGCATTGAAAAGTGGCTCAACACTACGGTTGACCCGTTCGTTGAGGAGCCCAAGGCTGAGCCAGCTACAACACCTCTGAGTGAGCATGTCCCAGATAAGCCATCGTCCCCTGAAACGATCAAAAGTTATCGCCGCTCGTCTCGCACCGAAAACCGAAGGGTGTCGTCCTCGACTATGAGTAAACCAGATACGGCTGACAGAACTGTATCGAGCGAAAAGCTGCCTGTTACGCCAGAGCCCGTGAAGGAACCCGTCAAAGAGAGACCTACACCATCGCCTGTACCAAAAACCGGGCCTGTCAAAGAACCTGCTAAGGAGCCATCCCCAGAACCTGAGTCACCGAAGAAGTCAACCTCAAAGCCTAAACCGGAGCCCAAATCTGAACCACAGCCCGAACCGGCTGCTGTGAAAGAGCCTGCACCAGAAGAGGTCTCGCCTCTTTCCTCACCAGCTCTCTCACCAGAGCCTGAAGCCAAGACGAAACCGAAGCGGCAAGATACAAAGGCACCAACCAAAGCTCCGGGCGGCTTGGGCCTCAAGAGGACCAAAGCAACTCGAACTACATCTTCACCTGTCAAGTCAAGCCCCAAGAACTCGCTTTTTGGGATGCTCAAGGAAGCCTTTACTGGAGAATCAGGCAATTCTCTTCCGAAGGTGAAGCCTTACCAGAGTCGAGAGGAACGACCTTATGATGACGAGCCCGAATCCATGTATACCGATTCCAGATACAGTGATTCTCGTTATGATGACTCAAAGTACGAAGGGCCAAAATATGATGATTATCACTATGAAGAGTCTCGTTATGACGACGAACTTACATACGATGACTCAACTGAAAACTGGACTGAAACAGAACTTTCAAAGGCTGAAAAGTCGAGAAGTGTTAGATCCCCATCTCCcttggaagaaaagaagaaggcccaaAGCCCAGAGCAACCACGGGAACCGATTCGGGAACCGGCGCGAGAACCAGAACAAAATCGTGATGACCGATCCGCTTTACCGTCGGCACGTATGGCGGGCCCTCGTCTTCCACCGCCAACTCGAGGTCAATATGAGTTGTCTACAATTCTTTCTGAGGAGGCTTCCAGCGCTGTCGAATCGGATCTTACCACTGATGTCACGCAATCCACTCTTACGCAATCCACTGGCGTAACGAAAGAGACCAGACGTTCGAACTCTCGCTCGAACTCCAAGAGCCAAGGATCTGGCCTCAAGCGACGGCTTACTCGTCACTCTGATCTTGTCTCAGTCCTCTCGCTACCTGATGACAAGAACGTCCCCAGTGCCATCACAAGTAACCGATCAAGACCCAGTATGCGGAAGAGCCGGGGTGGGGCCACAGATGTGACAAATGACGACCTGCTCAAAGAATTTACCGAAGATGAGAGTCTCTATCTTAGAGAGTTGAAGACACTGGTCGACGGTGTGATCCCAGTCCTACTATCACAGGTCGTCAATGGCGACAATGCTACTGATCTGTTTGGCACTAGCACCCCAGTGACCAAAGCTGATGCTCTCTCGAAGTCTGTGGTTAATATGGGTGTTGCCCTAGAGAAACTTCGCATGGCTCACCGCAAGGCTCCCATTCATGATATTCGTCGACTGGCTTCTTGGGGCCATGGCGTCGTACCCATCTATCATAAGTATCTCGATGCCTGGAGGCTGGGCTTCCAGGATCTCGTCGTCAATCTTGCCCCGGCTGCTGGATCcccagaagatgaggattcTCTTGTCGGTGCCATGCCCAGGAACGAGTCTGGGGATATTGTTGACGCTACAGGAGAGCGTGTTGATGTGGCACACCTTCTCAAGAGACCACTCCTCCGACTCAAGCAAATAACAAAATTCTTCAAGTGTGTCGACTCTATTCTTGGGACCAATGATACTTATGATCTCCTGAGTGACTTTGAGGACCTTCAAGAAAAGGCTCGCCGCCGACATCGAGAAGAAATGGCTCGATTGACTGATGAAGACGCGATCAACACCGATACAACCAGATCGCGAGACCTTCGAACACTTGCTCCAATGGAGGCCGTGTACATTGAGCCATCACGACAAGTCAGCGCCAAggacttcttctctctcgaCTTGGCACATTCCAATGGTCAGCGCCTTGAGTGCCAGATTGAGTTGGTACACCGAGATAACCAGCGTTATCCTGAAGATAAGGGTGATATCCTGATCCGCGAAAATGGGGTCAAGGGTCGATCATACCTTCTATTCCCCCCTGTACCTATTGAGTTGATCTCAGCCAGGACAGGAGACGGCAACTTTGACATGGTTGTTATGATCCGAGGAACGCACAACGACAGGCCATGGCACGAGCTACTCACACTCACCACTGACAACGAAGACCAAATCTTGGACTGGCTCGATATCCTTCCAGTTTCACCTGTTCCTCCcagagagccagagccaagTATaatcgacgatgaagagccaTACTCACAATCTCGCATGCCTGATGTCCCAGTTGGCGTTCGAGGGTCCTCTCGCAAGTACTCTGCCCAATCTTTGCGGAACTCGCACTCTCGCCGTTCATCTGCTGCTGAGTCTCCTCCAGCCAGCCCAACTACACCGAAGCGAGCGTTGCCAGCCAGATACCGTCCGCGATCAGCATCTCCTGTAACTCCTCCTCTGAAGTCGCCCGATCAGTACGATCTGCAGAGAACACCAACACAATACGATTACGGTTATGAGGACAGACCAATGACCTCGCAGAGCATGCAACCTGATCCCCTCAACATACGCAAGAGCCCAAGTAGTTCATCATACAGAGACGATGGCGCACCGCCACCTCCAGCTCATCGAACTTTTAGTCCCAGCCCTAGTCAACAAGCTCCTTCGAAGCCCAGGTTTTCGAAAGCACCACCTCTTGAGCCTCCCAACAGCAGCCGTGTCAAGCGCCGAACCTCATCTCCGCTCAAGCACGAATACCTACCGTCAGACCAATCATCAATTTCTGGCACTGATATCACGGGCAGCTACGAAAATACTGAGGATGACTACACCGAATCAGACTACAGCTATGATTCCTCAGACGACGATATCGAGAGCGTTGATCTCCCAGAGACTGAGCTAGGAGTTAGTATCAGAGATGAACACCCAGCTCGAGACATTATCAGAGAGGAGTTAGAACATCAACTTGAGACACTAGAGGAGGAAGGATCTCTTCACGACTATCACCAACGACATGAACTCCATGAATCCGTCGTATCTGGCTCAATTGATAGCCTGGCTCCATCAAACTCAGCCTCTCAGGCTGGCCTCCACGGACAAAAGGTTGCCCCCGAAGACAATGCTACAAGATACGTGGCTACCATTTCCAGGTGGTCCGACAAGGGGTTGTGGAAGGATATTTCCGGAAGCAACCTGGAAGTCATCGTCACTCCAGGCTTGATTGAGGCGTATGCCGTACATAGCGGAGCTGAGCAGGGAGATAAGCCCATGCTCGCACTCGATCTCACCCCACTCGTCCTCATCCGTCAGAGCACAGCTCTCGATCTTGAAATCCGCTCGTCAGTTCGATCTGACTGCCAGCTTGCCAGCTCACACGGTGGAGGAAATTTCCGCTTCCGATGTCACAACGGACCTGACTGCTACAACCTTTACATGTCAGTTCACCATGCTCGTCTCAACAACCAAAAGTtcattgagcttgagaatgaAGCACGGTTCAGAAGCTTCGGTGAACATAAACCACCTCCCGATAACGATGACACTAGCAGTCGACGACGAAGCTGGTTCGGCCGTAAGAACAGCTACCGTGGTTCAGTTCGTGCGCCTGCCCAATCGCACGATGGTGCAAGCACTACTCCCTCATCTACTCTCTCCGCGTCAAGCTTCCTCAAGAGACTCACTGGTCGTGGACTTCCTTTCAGCCTGGCTCGCTCCTCTGTTAACCGAAACAGCCGCTATGGTGGCACCAATACTCCTGGATCTTCATCTTATGGCGGCAACACACCTCGCTCGCCCTCCATCAGTGTCGAGAACAGCGGTCGCGGCCCCGCAAGCTTTGGTACCgaagatctcaagatccGCCTACATCTCCTTGTCGCAGCCGCCAAGTGGGAAGACTTTGGCAACTGCAGACTATCCATTCGAAGACCTCCTCCAGGCTGGCACCAGGCTCTTCGTGCCGACCACGGTCTGGAGAAACGTGTCACTGTCACCACGATTCCACGCAAGGACTCAGAGCAGCCAAAGATCCTGTTAGACGCGGTCCTTGGCAGTGGATGCTTCACAGCCATGGGCAGCCGTGGTATTGTATGTGGTGTCTGGGAAGAGATGAAGGACAGCAATGGCGTTGTCGGCGTTGTTCCGGCTACGGGCCCAACAGGTGGCAACGTCAAGAAGTGGTGCTTCCAGTGCGCCAGCGTTGCAGAGGCAAGCTGGGTTCTGAGGCTTGTCCACCAGGAGGTCATGACAATCTAA
- a CDS encoding hypothetical protein (EggNog:ENOG41~BUSCO:EOG09260K29) — translation MTRRIVRTAAQLAGAAIFTFLVIAFLDRNYRVLPNSIHSYMPSHHPGLVVTDVTIVTCSSVNPFSSCDLGKEWHRIDKELYLGKTWTTSAYMYIMRKHEGDLTADDRVVVDVAVGRLQPQPKGETDDSWESRPSGIWIKRSAKKKASDSKQAVTDLDVLFGDDAVEARDGYAVTGTPLLLNTGGSLLSVQLTVRRGPPREVKKPTPRINSDGRYKIMQIGDLHLSTGVGVCREAVPDSYNGGKCEADPRTLEFVSRVLDDEKPDLVILSGDQVNGDTAPDAPTAMFKIISLLIERKIPYAAIFGNHDDEQTMSREAQMAIMETLPYSLSIAGPADIDGVGNYYIEVLARGKTDHSALTIYLLDTHAYSPDERNFPGYDWVKPNQIEWFKKTAAGLKKNHNEYTGRHMDIAFIHIPLTEYANPELPRVGDWKEGVTAPIYNSGFRNALVEQGVLMVSAGHDHCNDYCSLSLMGEGETKVPAMWMCYAGGSGFGGYAGYGGYHRRVRLFEVDTNEARIKTWKRLEYGDIAARIHQQIIVDGGKPQPITPIS, via the exons ATGACTCGAAGAATT GTTCGAACAGCCGCTCAGCTCGCTGGCGCTGCCATTTTCACCTTTCTAGTTATCGCCTTTCTCGACCGTAATTATCGTGTCCTCCCCAATTCGATCCATAGTTATATGCCCTCCCATCACCCCGgactggtcgtcaccgatgTCACAATAGTCACTTGCTCAAGCGTTAACCCTTTCTCCTCATGCGACCTCGGCAAAGAATGGCACCGAATCGATAAGGAGCTCTATCTCGGCAAGACGTGGACAACGAGCGCATACATGTACATCATGCGAAAGCATGAGGGGGATCTCACTGCGGACGATCGTGTTGTTGTGGATGTTGCGGTCGGCAGGCTCCAACCTCAACCCAAGGGAGAAACGGACGACTCATGGGAATCTCGTCCATCAGGTATCTGGATCAAGCGctcagccaagaagaaaGCCAGCGATTCGAAGCAGGCGGTAACggatcttgatgttcttttcggagatgatgctgttgaggccAGAGATGGATATGCTGTGACGGGAACACCTTTGCTCCTCAATACCGGTGGCAGTCTTCTCTCTGTCCAGCTGACCGTGCGCCGAGGTCCTCCACGagaggtcaagaagccaaCGCCCAGGATCAACAGTGATGGTCGATACAAGATTATGCAGATCGGTGATCTGCATCTCAGTACAGGAGTTGGCGTTTGTCGCGAGGCAGTTCCTGATTCTTACAACGGCGGTAAATGCGAGGCCGATCCCAGGACACTGGAGTTTGTTAGCCGAGTCCTTGACGACGAGAAGCCCGATCTGGTAATATTGAGTGGCGACCAAGTCAACGGTGACACAGCACCAGATGCACCTACT GCCATGTTCAAGATCATCTCGCTCCTGATTGAGCGAAAGATTCCTTACGCTGCCATTTTCGGTAACCACGACGACGAACAGACCATGTCTCGTGAGGCACAGATGGCCATTATGGAGACTCTTCCTTATTCTCTCTCCATTGCTGGGCCAGCTGATATCGATGGTGTTGGGAATTACTACATCGAAGTCCTGGCCCGTGGAAAGACTGATCATTCTGCTCTAACCATCTATCTTCTCGATACACACGCCTACTCGCCCGACGAGCGCAACTTTCCTGGTTATGATTGGGTTAAGCCTAACCAAATAGAATGGTTCAAGAAGACTGCTGCTGGTCTCAAGAAGAATCACAACGAGTACACCGGCCGCCACATGGACATCGCTTTCATTCATATTCCCTTGACAGAGTATGCTAACCCGGAACTACCCCGTGTTGGTGACTGGAAAGAAGGAGTCACTGCCCCAATATACAACTCTGGTTTCCGCAATGCCCTTGTAGAGCAGGGTGTCCTTATGGTCAGTGCAGGACA TGATCACTGCAATGACTACTGCTCCCTATCTCTGATGGGTGAAGGCGAGACCAAGGTCCCAGCCATGTGGATGTGCTACGCTGGTGGTTCTGGCTTCGGCGGTTACGCTGGTTACGGTGGTTACCATCGCCGAGTACGCTTGTTTGAAGTCGACACAAACGAGGCTCGTATCAAGACTTGGAAACGTCTTGAATACGGAGACATTGCTGCCCGTATACACCAACAGATTATTGTCGATGGCGGTAAACCTCAACCTATCACTCCTATTTCATGA
- a CDS encoding hypothetical protein (EggNog:ENOG41), translating to MTQLDIPSTASLRMEVLNKHQRMPLRILTFNVRYATNNREHNEKPWDVRRPKLINQLNFVTAGHESPFICLQECLNHQVNEIQEDLGSDWKHVGRGRGEKPEDGEFSPIFYRNDVWKNVRKEVRWLSKTPEQPSRGWDAVLNRIVTMGEFEHRVTGTRVVVFSTHFDHIGVKARQHSAELLIKFAKEWGQAGDKKASAVLIGGDFNSEPEDGAYKTITASGSGISDVSDLVPKHKHYGNETTYTSFGEGWEPSRIDFLFIQEPRTAHVKTFGVLANGFDDGVRVSDHRPVVSDLDIVV from the coding sequence ATGACTCAACTCGACATCCCCTCGACCGCATCTCTGAGAATGGAAGTCCTCAACAAGCACCAGAGAATGCCTCTGCGGATCCTCACCTTCAACGTTCGCTACGCAACGAACAATCGTGAACACAATGAGAAACCATGGGATGTGCGCCGGCCTAAGCTCATCAATCAATTGAACTTCGTTACCGCCGGCCATGAAAGCCCCTTCATTTGCCTCCAGGAATGTCTCAACCACCAGGTCAACGAGATCCAAGAGGATCTGGGCTCTGATTGGAAACATGTTGGCCGTGGACGCGGAGAGAAACCCGAGGACGGGGAGTTTTCTCCGATTTTCTATCGCAATGATGTATGGAAGAACGTACGCAAGGAGGTCCGATGGCTGAGCAAGACACCCGAGCAGCCCTCTCGCGGTTGGGATGCAGTCCTGAACCGAATCGTCACAATGGGAGAATTCGAACACCGAGTCACAGGTACCCGTGTCGTAGTATTCAGCACGCATTTCGACCACATCGGTGTCAAGGCCCGTCAGCACAGTGCCGAGCTCCTAATCAAGTTCGCCAAAGAATGGGGTCAAGCAGGCGACAAGAAGGCGTCAGCCGTCCTCATCGGCGGCGACTTCAACAGCGAGCCCGAGGATGGCGCGTACAAGACAATCACGGCGTCTGGGTCAGGCATCTCTGACGTGTCGGACCTGGTGCCCAAGCATAAACACTACGGCAACGAAACGACGTACACGAGCTTCGGGGAGGGGTGGGAACCCTCGCGTATCGACTTCCTGTTCATCCAGGAGCCGAGAACAGCTCATGTCAAGACCTTTGGGGTTCTGGCGAATGGGTTTGATGATGGCGTTCGTGTTTCTGATCACCGACCTGTCGTGTCAGACTTGGACATTGTGGTTTGA
- a CDS encoding hypothetical protein (EggNog:ENOG41) — MAEYSSLKVPELKKLLAEKGLPQTGNKADLIARLQENDRTSETAEKPAENKEDEISYSDDDAPAAPAAAAPVAASEPVAEVPATEAAPVKAEETTAEKPAETVEAPAEPEKSYAIGLQSTAADDEAKKRAERAKRFGIEEDEDAKKRADRAKRFGLDEKELATTLDSALPERSRKRGRDRTTEGEGNRPGKRQSMDRRNGGGGRRRGRGGREGGRDGGARKEKTSTRSGILDDPTERAKAEKRAARFAGN, encoded by the exons ATGGCCGAATATTCGTCACTCAAGGTGcctgagctgaagaagctgctggcCGAGAAGGGTCTGCCTCAGACGGGCAACAAGGCGGATCTTATTGCAAGGCTCCAAGAGAACGATCGAACTTCCGAAACCGCTGAGAAGCCCG CTGAGAACAAGGAGGATGAAATCAGCTACAGTGATGACGATGCTCCTGCTGCACCTGCCGCTGCCGCGCCTGTAGCCGCCTCTGAGCCTGTTGCTGAGGTTCCTGCCACCGAGGCTGCACCCGTCAAGGCCGAAGAGACGACAGCAGAGAAGCCCGCCGAGACAGTGGAGGCTCCTGCGGAGCCTGAGAAGTCTTATGCCATCGGTTTACAATCCACTGCTGCTGACGACGAAGCCAAGAAACGTGCCGAACGTGCCAAGCGGTTCGGtattgaggaggacgaggacgccAAGAAGCGCGCCGACCGCGCGAAGCGATTTGGCCTCGACGAAAAGGAGCTCGCCACTACTCTTGATTCAGCACTCCCTGAGCGCTCGCGAAAGCGAGGCCGAGATCGCACCACTGAAGGTGAAGGCAACCGCCCTGGAAAGCGACAAAGCATGGACAGGAGGAATGGTGGTGGCGGTCGTCGACGCGGCCGTGGTGGTCGGGAAGGCGGTCGCGATGGCGGCGCGAGAAAGGAGAAGACGTCTACCAGAAGTGGTATCCTTGATGACCCAACAGAGAGGGCCAAGGCAGAGAAGCGTGCTGCTAGGTTTGCTGGGAACTAG
- a CDS encoding hypothetical protein (EggNog:ENOG41), producing the protein MPTESEMRSRRDSWPPTQMRLKPTLSTKNRPLPSLDDIDDDPLTYFLTPAPLLDGDDMDDVLLDFDAGIEDASSPRPFVRSVSPSTLDGLRKPGLRPMSPGTSSEISESNNEDDYDDDDEDYVSFSPSKHGGLLSLRDLFANSRPPVRPKSPAFNQSTNNSLLSPTALSSSPKLRGRSRGRGRHGASSRGHSATRRPGQLWREPSPDVWSIEEETEEEMMSEVGSSVGAQSDTSDDEAESKRRKGKKAKSNKKVRFVLPAQEV; encoded by the coding sequence ATGCCGACCGAGTCTGAGATGCGGTCTCGTCGAGACTCTTGGCCACCTACCCAGATGCGCCTCAAGCCTACCCTTTCTACCAAGAACCGGCCACTTCCATctcttgatgatatcgatgaTGATCCTCTGACCTACTTTCTTACACCAGCGCCTCTTCTTGACGGCGATGATATGGACGACGTCTTGCTAGATTTTGATGCGGGTATTGAGGATGCCAGTTCTCCTCGACCCTTTGTCCGCAGTGTAAGTCCATCAACACTCGATGGACTACGCAAGCCTGGTCTACGTCCCATGTCACCGGGCACCAGCTCTGAGATCTCAGAGTCCAACAATGAGGATGAttatgacgacgatgatgaggactaTGTCAGCTTCTCACCCAGTAAGCACGGAGGACTCCTCTCTCTTAGGGACCTCTTTGCCAACAGCCGACCACCTGTTCGACCCAAGAGCCCTGCTTTCAACCAGTCGACCAACAactctctcctctcacctACTGCCCTCTCAAGCAGCCCAAAGCTACGTGGCCGATCCAGGGGCCGTGGACGCCATGGAGCCAGTTCCCGAGGACACTCAGCAACACGCCGCCCAGGACAACTATGGCGGGAGCCAAGCCCTGATGTGTGGTCCATTGAGGAGgagaccgaggaggagatgatgagtgagGTTGGAAGCAGTGTTGGTGCCCAGAGTGACaccagcgatgatgaggctgagagtAAGAGGCGCAAGGGGAAGAAGGCCAAGTCGAACAAGAAGGTTCGCTTCGTCTTGCCTGCTCAGGAAGTCTAA